Proteins co-encoded in one Gossypium arboreum isolate Shixiya-1 chromosome 11, ASM2569848v2, whole genome shotgun sequence genomic window:
- the LOC108474813 gene encoding dirigent protein 15-like, which yields MGTQMVFAWAMIFCLAIPPVYGQYYSKTIKAGARVEKMTRLRFFYHDIPSGKDPTTLLIAQANITQDFFSPSPYGSLYSMDDPLTLGPERTSKMVGNAQGLYIALSRDPTKFTAVTYADFAFTTGKFKGSSFSLFSRYPLTDFVPGPDIIREMAIVGGTGAFRMATGFALFRATSSNAKTGDASLEVDVTLYHY from the coding sequence ATGGGAACACAGATGGTATTTGCATGGGCAATGATATTTTGCCTCGCCATACCACCAGTCTATGGCCAATACTACTCCAAAACTATTAAGGCAGGTGCTCGGGTGGAAAAGATGACCCGACTTCGCTTCTTCTATCACGATATTCCCAGTGGCAAAGATCCTACAACACTCCTAATAGCTCAGGCCAACATCACCCAAGATTTCTTTTCCCCATCCCCATACGGAAGCTTGTATTCAATGGATGATCCCCTCACTCTAGGGCCTGAACGAACATCCAAGATGGTTGGAAATGCCCAAGGGCTCTACATAGCATTAAGTCGAGACCCTACCAAGTTCACTGCGGTTACTTACGCTGATTTTGCGTTTACCACTGGCAAGTTCAAGGGGAGCTCCTTTAGCTTGTTCTCACGATATCCCCTCACAGATTTTGTTCCTGGGCCTGACATAATTCGTGAAATGGCAATAGTGGGAGGGACAGGTGCGTTTAGGATGGCCACAGGGTTTGCACTATTTCGGGCCACTTCTTCCAACGCCAAGACTGGAGATGCTAGTCTCGAGGTCGATGTTACTTTGTACCACTACTAA